The DNA region ACTAAAATGCTGTAAATCACAATCTAACTAAACAagcgtttgttttttttaagcttTTCAGAGAGATTTTGTCAGTTAGTCGAAGAAAACTAGCCAAAGTCCCATTTACCTAAATGGAAGTTGTCGATATTATAtagcaatattttatacataggaCGTTGGGCATTGCGCGCTGTATTGAATTAATAGCATTTCACGacattaaaaatcatattattagttattgtcattaaatatttcgtaaagtaataaaaaatctatagcatgagcagtgttggcctagtggattcAGCGCGCGACTCTTATTCCctaggtcgtaggttcgatccccggctgtgcaccagtggattttctttctatgagcgcatttaacattagctggaacaattaaggaaaatatcgtgaggaaaccggcttgccttagacctaaaaagtcgacgacgtgcgtcaggcattgaaggctggtcacctacttgcctattcgattaacaaatgatcatgaaacagatacagaaatctgaggtccagacctaaaaacattataacgccattgatatattatttttattatatagtatataataatgaaatattttattttagatcgGTATCACTATTTATGGCGGCGAATGTTCGCAAGTCAGTTTCTGAAGGGCGGTCTGACGCCATCCCCATATTCCTGCAAGACATCCCCAAGTTGTTCCACAGGAAGATCATCCAGCCTGACATCTCCGTGATTCAGGTGGGTTATTCTGGTGAAATTACAACAGAATCGAAAATACTTTGATGAGATGACATAATCGAAAATgacaaaaagtaatttaatagaacagtgtaaaacttttttttaaatctcttgAAAGATAtcattatttgaatttgaaacactttttaataatttaggttAAAACCtcgatttttttagaattaaaatgttatcgtTCATCACGAATTGTATTCATTCCTTCCTTGATAGGTATCTCCTCCAGATCAACACGGCTACTGCAGTCTGGGCACCTCCGTGGACTGCGTCAGAGCAGCCCTAGTTaactcaaaaataattattggtaAGGGCCTTTTTTCTTCCCTTATTATCAAGCGCTtcttcaatatttttcaaacgTATGTCTAATGTAATTTTGTCCTACTGATGTGCTGTGTATGTTTTCATATGTGCCTATTAATTGTTAAGCTTATGCCTAATGATacataaatatctaatatccatctcatttttaaaaactctgTCGTATAGTGTAAACACTTTTTGACAAAAGCCTggatgaaattaaataatctacaAATAAACATGACCAAAACtgacataattaattttcagacATATAACCCAAAAACGCAAATAGatttccaaaataataacacttaatcttaatataaatacattgcgCGTCACGTTGTTTGTCCGCTATGGACTCCTGAACcaatttcaatcaaatgtGCTCACCGTGTGCAGTTTGatctaacttaaaaaatagGATAGCTTACATCTCAATTTACCGCAATATTagtttattgcaaattatttgtttattatttgacaGGCAAAATTAGACATATAATGAATGAGTGCGTATTTTTGGGTTAACACTGGATAAGTGTCGTCTATTCATTCCAATGCTGTTGGTTCTGACCTGATTGGTCGTGCTATGATCATACCTATTCTCTCTCTTATACTTCCTGTaatcacacatatttttattttttccatttctatAGGTGAATTTCCTTCTCGCTGGAAGGATGGACTTATCATCCCTATCCCCAAAAAGGCTAATCCTAGTACTTTTTCTGATTTTCGACCCATCTCGATTCTGCCATTTCTATCCAAGGTACTTGAACGCCTCATACAtgagcaattaaataatttcctaaacaaaaattccatACTGAATCCACTTCAGTCTGGGTTTCGACCTGGACATAGCACGACTACTGCTCTGGTCAGAGTAGCCGTGATATTCGCGAAGGCATGGACCACAAACAACTCACAATTCTCACACTGCTACATTTCAGCAAcgcttttaatactattaattttaaaattctaatgggGTTGCttagatctattaatatttcttctcaTGCTGTTAACTGGTTCTCTAACTATCTTAATGGGAGCCGCCAGTGTATTAAGATAAGCGATTGCATATCTCAGTGGAGTTTGATTGAATCTGGCGTTCCGCAAGGTGGCGTACTTTCTCCTCTtctttttgctatttatattaactccttaactttccgactttcaactaattttcatttatacgctGACGATCTTCAAATCTACGTACAATCAAGTCTCGATGATCTCCCGCAAGCCATACAATCTACTAACAATGAGCTGGCAAAGATAGTTGACTGGAGTAAAAATTTTGGTCTTCTAATCAATCCCAAAAAGAGtaaggtattaattattggcAGCCCCTATTTCACGACGAGAATTGATTGGGCCAGGATACCCCCTAACCATATcgatggtgtaattttaaattttagccgtacagtaaaaaaattgggggttttatttgatcaaaatttatcctgggagcagcatgttaaagaagttagccgaaaattatacggtgcctccagtatccttcgacgtcttagtaattttgttccctttaataccaaaacctcactggcgcaatctctccttctgcctttactggactacgccgattcttgctcctccgatcttaatgaggaattgctaaatagactggatcgtctccaaaatttctgtatcagatttatattcggtctaagaaagtacgatcatatctctgcgttccgtaagcggctaggctggttgccaattcgtcagcgacgtgatgctcatgttcttcatctcctatattccatcctgttcaaccctaaaactccttcctatctcaaaaatgatttcaattttttgggagcccataactatagcttacgctcttccgaaaactatacccttgaaatcccatctcataactcctcctttcttggcgattcctttaaggtctccgcagttaggctatggaattcacttcccgtccctattcgcttagctccttctttattttcctttaaatttcttctgtacaaacattacctgtccacatcgtatccctaactttcttactaactactaactgacgttagacttatcttaaattatcgtgatttatgtgtctttttactctttaatgtatctttaatattttattcctgtttagtttttgttttaataactgtgtgttacatgtattttgcactacttgcctatcttatttaatacatttcttttttctttactcacagtggttgcctggaagagatcgctcgtaagcgataaggccgccagttgccctccttttgatttaattatgttaatttttatttttattttgtagtgtaacgaagtgtaaataaataaataaaaataatttatgtaattgaaaaattacGGAAAAAGTAGACAACTTcacatattatgtttaaacaacTGTTAATCATGACACGGTATTAGATGCTTATCATGAATATGTTTCATCTATACCTAGATATGGCATTATAGTTTATGGAAATTCAGTCAAAGTAAATATGGATATTTAAGGCtcgaaaaaatgttttagagATATTTGTGGAGCAATGTATGTAGATAGTTGAGTACCTTTGTTTAAGAAGCTCAATTTCATCTCTTCCGTACAGTCAGttatatatacagtcaaaatctattatattgacatcgaagggactactcatatttggtcgaaAAAGCCCATAGTCATACCAGCCgataacgtttttattaagtacctaatacatagaattcagccgggacgTTGATTTTactcaatataaccggtatgttgttctaacgGTTTTGATTGTGTTTTAGAAATgtccttatttttaaaacaaaaaatcaatCTTTTTAAGTCAACTGGAAATAAGCACTGTCGAAGTAGACATGGAGAGAAACTGTATATGCcaaaaaattatcttaaattgTATAGGAAAAACATCTTTTGGCAatcaaggtttataataatttaccaaaaatattcaaagatCTTCTTAAAACCGAATTAATGTACTACTTTTggaaatatattctattaataattatttgcgtgtaacattacaattaatattaattttacatcgtaataatatattttaatatcctgATGATTTAgagataaaataatgtaagaaTTGATATGACTCAGACTGTAATTGTAagttctattatatataatataaccttttaagacaaatttgctcgtcatatacatatacttgccaatatttttttacaatgatacatacgtataatttgtattcaaaattttctacgtataaagtaataataaaaattattaaaaagaaaattaaaacaaatgtaaaaagtttgttcactgtggcagtgtacctttactactggcagcatttcctcgctgtacttattcgttgagccagGAAAGCAACAGCTCTGTGGTCTCCGGTACTAtgtaccaggcgccaacttaaatttatttattaacacttcgttacattacaatataaaaaaaatttatatacaattaaatcaaaaggagggcaactggcggccttatcgctttcgagcgatctcttccaggcaaccactgtgagtaaagaaaaaaaaacgtattaaactacataagataggcatgaagtgaaaaaatacatgttatacacagttattaagacaaaactaaacaggaaactaaaacaaactaaactaaaacgatgatacattataaataaaaagtaaaaataaatctttaatctttttattatattttaagagaaCCTGAAATTGTACTGATTTTGTTTGCCCACTACCCATAACCGACGAGTATACATGGTGATTGTCATGGAAGTGGATGAAGCTGTACTTAATAAGCTGCTGTAATTAGAGATCTGTGACCATTCACGAAAAAGTCGCGGAtacgtaaacaaaaaaataaaccaatggcgctacaaccattttaggtctgggcctcagatttatgtataagtttcataatcatcatctgtgcttgacgcacgccgtcgactttttgggtgtaaggcaagccggtttccttcactgttcgagcgaatgataaacaaataaatagttttttatacatatgggGGTCGGTCTATATATGTTATGAGCAATTGAATACTACTTCAGAAAATAGTAATGACCGATGGTTCATCCCtgccatttttaaaaagtttatgcTGTCGAATATTCTTTGCATCGCCGTAGACCAAGACACTAAATTGCAACAAAATTGtcataaatatgttaaataattattctggAATTTTTATCCAAActcttctttttattatttgcagCCCAAATAAACTCTCACGTTCCTCGCACGTTCGGTGACGCAATCATCCACATTTCTCATGTGGACTTTGCGGTACAGGACCATATTCCATTACCTGAACATGGGGGTAAAGGGGCAAGTCCCGAGGAAATGAAGATTGGACAACTTATAGGAGATAATTTGGTTGAAGATGGAGCTACTCTGCAAATGGGTAAGACTTCATTCTCCATtctttttattagttttgttaatGCAGAGTACTCTATCAAGCTGACAAATATTAACACTTGTCCTAATATGTTATTTccgacatatttttataagaagaTATAATTTCTCAAATAAGTGAAAGTAGTTTTTGACTAGTGACTTGTGTACCATACATGCGTTCGAATGGCATCATGACAAGAgccttatttaaataaaataataaataacaaataattatatctttatGTTGTAACATTTAAACTCTGCACCGATGTACactatattcaaaattagaGTATACTCCTGCCTCAATGGCCTCCAACGAACCAACCAAAAATGGTTgcccatgggctgcgatgatataaaaacattaattaatgtcCATTAAGCTGGATAGCTATAATAACgtcataagatttttttaaattatctaaatttcAAGGGAAAACAAGTcatagtaagaaaatatatttattgtatattccAGGTATTGGCAGCATCCCAGACGCGGTGTTGTCGTCCTTAAAGAACCACAAGGATTTGGGTATTCACTCTGAGATGTTTAGCGTCGGAGTCATAGACCTTGTCAAACGTGGCTGCGTTACCAACaacaagtaattattttactagttattatacataataatcgTTCCTTTGTATTATCTGTGTATACAAACTATGAAGTTTCTACTCTCTATTCTCTTTGGTGATGAATGACAATTCGTATACAGGTGACATCTTTGTCGTTAAAATAGTTGTAGGCAAACAAATAACATCGGTTGTATTGCACACcaatttttgatattaaaaaaatccactTTAGTAGTTGTAGTAGATGTTAGAAATTTTTAACcctatttgattttatttttccgATTATAACCAGTTCCACTTCGCTAAGAATCTCAAAATACCGTTACAATAATCGCAAAGTACTTTGTTTGAAGTACCTCTAggtgaaattaaaaatgtatctatgtaaaaaaaacttttcttatTTTCAGAAAAAAGGTCCACAAGGGTCGTATCGTCGGTTCGTTCTTGGTCGGTAACCAAGAACTTTACAGTTTTGTTGACAACAATCCATTTATTGGTGAGTTATTTATGCCACTGTCCCGGCACGGCtggacataaataaatatataatattttagaaatacatttttgaaataaagaaatgtaagaatattctaaattgataggttttaagtttattcaccacaaacatacaaaaaccTTTATGATATTAGTATagaattcatataaataactatgatTTCTTATAGAATAACTATGAATAATAGAAGATAACTTGAAAAACATCGCTGTTTTTATAACCAATCATGTATATTTCTCTAAAGAAGAGAAATGTCAAATGCGCTCACTATAATAAATTCTAGAACTTGTATTTCATGGAATTAGAAATATAGAAATGGgcgtatgtattaaaatattaattactgagaaaatataatacaaataaatatgctTATAAAATAGAGATTATCAaagaattgattttttttgataaCCAAACCGACTTGCATTATGAGTTATCTGGTATTGCTATACTTGAAGCTATATAAAGTTTAGTGTGCAGTAGTCTAGTTTTCAGGAGAAAAAAACAAGaccataaacaaaaaacaggTCATAGACAATTTGATatcatataaaacaaatatttgcaaaaaggttaacattaaaatgttattccAGAAATGTTGGAGATTGATTACGTTAACAACACGCATATCGTGTCACTTCAGCCTAATATGACTGCTATTAACTCATGCATAGAGGTCGACCTCACTGGGCAAGTTTGTGCCGACTCCATcggtaagtaatatttaaaatatatatataacaggatttttattataatattataataatccaAATACGCTACAAccctatatgaatatattttatagacaagttgATAAAGTCTTTACTGCCTGACGtgttctcacgatgtttacttATACCATACAGAAGAAAGAAAGAATTCTACCGCCAGTTCAATGCCCAACTCATTATTACCGTAAAATACTACAagcataatgtttttttaataaggtatatccaaatttaatgttttaaattaacacgGAACTCCCTTGTTAAACCTTTGTCTATTGTTCTAATATGCCCTATTTTAGGTACAAGGATGTATTCGGGCTTCGGAGGTCAAGTGGACTTTATCCGTGGTGCGGCGGAATCTGTAGACGGGCGTGGTAAGCCCATCATCGCTATTGTCTCCGCTACAAAGCGTGGCGAGAGCAAAATTGTGCCTATGCTTAAACAAGGTAAGTGGCTAAAAATGAAAAAGAGGGCAGAGACAAGCGAAACCGTggaatttataacaattatataagtttattttacaacgtgtaaatatttaataaaaatagaatatatagtgataaaatgtttaattccCACAGGTGCGGGAGTAGTGTCGACACGTGCGCACGTCCACTACGTGGTAACTGAACAGGGTATCGCATACTTATTCGGTAAAACATTGCGTCAGCGTGCATATGAACTGATCAAAATAGCTCATCCCGACCATCGCGAGTTTCTGGAAAAGGCCGCCTTCGAACGACTAAAGTGTATGCCTGCGCCCTAAAAGCCTACAAAGTgacaaatatattgaaatacaaTAACAACTATCTGCATATATTAAAGCTAAATTATGGTTGCCTGGTATTATGTTGACTTTATAGTAATATCATTAAGTGTAATGAATAGCTTGGAACATTGGCAATTATCTGTTTATTTACTATGGTTGATGAAAATCAAAAACCGGTTATGGTTAAGTGACAGTTGATGGACAATTTGCTATCAAATATTATGAGATGTGTGTGCTTATGAGAAGTGTGACAAATCCTTTCCACCACAAAACACTTTCACACTCGAAAAGATAACATATAACAGAAAGATACATTCACAATAGATatgatgaaataaataaagaaattgtcaatagctacaaaaaaataattgaatatttcttagcatttttttcttgttagaTGTTATGAGCAAGTATATTGGGATAATCATAAATAGgcctaaaattttatttgtatttttaagaatattgtgtttttattgttaaaccttaactttgtaaaaaatagtgcaatcaaaggtttttttttacaatcgaATTCCAGTTTTTAggcatttgttttatatattattttattattcagtaagtttttttaatattttagctCTGTTTATAGGTAAATCAAAACGAAATATCTGTTAAATAGAAAGTAAGAAGCAgtcgttaattaaataaattaaaattaaaataagtgttttaatgggttatatatttttattttaaatttctgcaAGTTAGTAAAAGTGTAACAGTCAAATTTTAACTGTTGTATTTCTACTTTACCTTTGTATAATGGAAGACACAATGACATGAATTgtgtatttgaaatttttaaacagaAGTAACTGCTTTGAATTTAATACAAGAATTTGTCTAGAACCTAAATATATCGGGACTGATGTTCTCAACTCAGCTCCTTCATTGAGAACAAAGTATACAGGTAagactatttattaaagacaAAATTTTGCCATAGGCGTTACTCACAACATTTGATCACGTGACAAACACGTTTGGCGGTAGTGGGTCACTGGGGATTTTCCAAATTCCACAGTTGTAGCGCGCACAAATCGCACACATGACCTTATATTATCTCTCTTAAATAATGCtttatgttttcatttttataatattttatatatcgtTATCTTATTttcgtaattattattcaatgagTCTATGCAGATTATTTATGTCATCAACACAATAAACGCGTGTTTCTGTCACTACTGTCACAACTGACAACTAAtagtattttagtaaataacaatttgattAGTTGAAAGGAATTTATACAATctgtcatattttatttttccatatTCTCAATATATTGgtttttaatactatataaatctttttttttagcAAGAAATGTTAACGCgtcaaaattaactttaatagtGATCCCAgcaactgatttttttaattttaaagataataaaaatgtcgTTTATGCGATTATATGAAAATGCAGACTTTCTTGTTGCGggaaaatatagaataaatagaAGAATTGGTGGTGGCTCTTTTGGTGATATCTATTTAGGAATAAACATTGGAAAAGGCGAGGTGagtgataattttttaaatgcttGTCTTATGCGCTAAATCTCGAGAGCACTTATTAGTGAcaactttatttatgtatgagAGATAGCTGGTTTGAGTGTTTTTATGCCCTAAAGAattgcaaatatatatatagcatggttcaaaatacaaatattatgtgtatttccaaaatatcttatattattggtatttaaattaaattaccttGCTCATGAGTAATCAAAGATAAGATAGAATGTAGATCTTACAAATTTCCCTACATAATATCgtaactatattaaattaaatgtattaagtgTACTAACTACAGTTTTGGTTTACCAAAACTATTTAGTAGGCACAATAATATAAGTTATCACTATATTTATGCTTGTATTAATAGAGAGAGGATATATTTGTTTAGAGAATTGAATTTCTAAGTTTTCTACTATTCTGCAATTAGAAAAAATTGTGGATCATTTTGTTTCCTCTAaaagtttcataaaataaacatttaatgttattattatcaaaaaagtGTTACCTATGAACATAGAAAGTTGTTCACTTTTATTGAATCAAATAGAGAATGAGTATGTCCCAGGGGGCTTAAGATATATGGGGACCTAGTTTAGTGATGTGTCTTGCCAGAACTTAGAATTAACCATTTCATAGAATGGTTGACGaagatttattgaatatttcaaCGAATGTCTGGCCACTTCATGATATGGCCATTCATTAGTTTTCAGAACTAATAAAGGATCCAATATGAGTTTAATGAAACATTAACCAATGCTATACAGAAGCAACATATAACTgataaagtattatatatgttgtaGACTACttggttaataaatacaattaaaactcataattatttctattgacAACATACttcaaaatgaaaatatactaTACACATACTCCTTTATTACatcactttatttttttaacttaagaaGATAAactgatttctttttaaattaaatataccaacaatttaataataatgttttaaagaatatGGTTAAACAGTTAAAACTACACATCTAGCATATTTGTAAATACCGCCATCTGTGTTGGCACGGTTAAAATAATGACAGTGTTACCAGTTTTATTCTACTACTATTGTAGGTCTTGAATATGAAAATCATTCGCACATTTTACTTCATTTAAAGTTTTCTATAAGgttgtcattaaaaaaatactacacgAAGAGGTCATTCTAttcacttatttataaaatgatttaatatttaaactgaaAATTACATCTGCGTCGTCAAACGAATTAGTAGGAAACTTTTGGTAGCGGTCTGTAGAATTGgtagaaataattttctttatggtcgatttttaaatgtgGCATCACTGCCATTGTGACGTCACGTAAAATAAGCTGACGACACCTTTTTACTAATCGCttcaaaatgaattttataggAATAGCGTAGCTTATTTAAAGTGATTTGTGTTTAAATCAAGactaaagacaaaattaaaacgtGTATTTGTGATATTTCGTGTTAGTGCgaagaaatttattataagttcGTGACAGCGAGTGATGAAGGCAGGAGAAAATGGCGATGTTCGAACGCATGTTGATAACCAGAAAACATTTAGTAATAGCTGATAAATTCAAC from Pieris brassicae chromosome 2, ilPieBrab1.1, whole genome shotgun sequence includes:
- the LOC123720744 gene encoding 4-hydroxybutyrate coenzyme A transferase → MSVIGKIIAPNVSYKFGKLGASILPAKYKRTYFTYTQELSQPLDRSPEFVTAKEAFEKCLKSGQTVFSQGAAATPYRLLDAMTDVGVSASMRDIKVVHMHTEMDAKYVAPECKDIFRSVSLFMAANVRKSVSEGRSDAIPIFLQDIPKLFHRKIIQPDISVIQVSPPDQHGYCSLGTSVDCVRAALVNSKIIIAQINSHVPRTFGDAIIHISHVDFAVQDHIPLPEHGGKGASPEEMKIGQLIGDNLVEDGATLQMGIGSIPDAVLSSLKNHKDLGIHSEMFSVGVIDLVKRGCVTNNKKKVHKGRIVGSFLVGNQELYSFVDNNPFIEMLEIDYVNNTHIVSLQPNMTAINSCIEVDLTGQVCADSIGTRMYSGFGGQVDFIRGAAESVDGRGKPIIAIVSATKRGESKIVPMLKQGAGVVSTRAHVHYVVTEQGIAYLFGKTLRQRAYELIKIAHPDHREFLEKAAFERLKCMPAP